One part of the Solidesulfovibrio fructosivorans JJ] genome encodes these proteins:
- a CDS encoding CerR family C-terminal domain-containing protein: MTGNGREDETRMRLLDAAGEIFSCKGYQAATVREITKLAKANLAAIHYHFGSKDRLYQAVLEHAHREAGRRYPPDLGLVGEAPPETRLYAYVRALLLRLEDKGRHSWLLRLMAREMAEPSSNLTTVVDRCLAPANAVLRDIVAALLGGAPEPLAVARFSESIVGQCRHFVLDRPVLERLYPDCDPSQDGVDALALHITRFSLAAMGFPKAMEFPPPTLEPLSGDAS; encoded by the coding sequence ATGACTGGCAACGGTCGTGAAGACGAAACCAGGATGCGGCTCCTTGATGCCGCCGGCGAAATCTTCTCCTGCAAGGGGTATCAGGCCGCCACCGTCCGCGAGATCACCAAATTGGCCAAGGCCAATCTGGCCGCCATCCACTATCATTTCGGCAGCAAGGACCGCCTGTACCAGGCGGTGCTCGAACACGCCCATCGCGAGGCGGGCCGGCGCTATCCGCCGGACCTGGGGCTCGTCGGCGAGGCCCCTCCGGAAACGCGGCTTTACGCCTACGTCCGCGCCCTGCTGCTGCGGCTTGAGGACAAGGGCCGCCACAGCTGGCTCCTGCGGCTGATGGCCCGGGAAATGGCCGAGCCCTCGTCCAACCTGACGACGGTGGTGGACCGCTGCCTGGCCCCGGCCAACGCCGTGTTGCGCGACATCGTTGCCGCGCTGCTTGGCGGGGCCCCCGAGCCCCTGGCCGTGGCCCGCTTCTCGGAAAGCATCGTCGGCCAGTGCCGCCACTTCGTCCTCGACCGGCCGGTCCTCGAACGGCTCTATCCCGATTGCGATCCGAGCCAGGACGGCGTCGACGCCCTGGCCCTGCACATCACCCGGTTTTCCCTGGCCGCCATGGGCTTCCCGAAGGCCATGGAGTTCCCCCCGCCCACCCTTGAACCGCTTTCCGGAGACGCCTCGTGA
- a CDS encoding efflux RND transporter periplasmic adaptor subunit, whose translation MFVSRAMILALSVCCVWSCGGSGEKKAGRDAGPVPVVAVPAVATTLPLVVKAVGNVEPMATVSVKPRVDGAITAQLIKDGAEVAKGDPLFRLDPRPFDLAIREGQAKLARDKALLVKAEADLTRYATLKSKDVVAQEQYDQTFSQAKTLEGTIRLDEASLDRARLDLEYADIRAPIAGRVGTVMLTVGNVLKAGDDRVMCVINQISPIFIAFSLPERYLPAIQAKNRQGALTVTAVPAGEDDSPPVKAKLASIDNAVDAKTGSIRLKAIAENADHRLWPGQFVRVGLTLSTLADVVVIPTQAVMDGLKGPYVYVVKKDGTVDARQITPGPIIDARTVVEKGLSPGEMVVTDGQVRLAPGLRAAIKAAPDAKADAKADAKADAKAAQ comes from the coding sequence ATGTTTGTTTCGCGCGCCATGATCCTGGCGCTTTCCGTATGCTGTGTCTGGTCCTGCGGGGGCTCCGGCGAGAAAAAAGCCGGACGCGACGCCGGGCCGGTGCCGGTGGTGGCCGTTCCCGCCGTGGCGACCACCCTGCCCCTTGTGGTCAAGGCCGTGGGCAACGTGGAACCCATGGCCACGGTTTCGGTCAAACCCCGGGTCGACGGGGCCATCACCGCCCAGCTTATCAAGGACGGGGCCGAGGTGGCCAAGGGCGATCCGCTGTTCCGCCTGGACCCGCGCCCCTTCGATCTGGCCATCCGTGAGGGGCAGGCCAAGCTGGCCCGCGACAAGGCCCTGCTGGTCAAGGCCGAGGCGGACCTGACGCGCTACGCCACGCTCAAATCCAAGGACGTGGTGGCCCAGGAGCAGTACGACCAGACCTTTTCCCAGGCCAAGACCCTGGAGGGCACCATCCGCCTCGACGAGGCCAGCCTGGACCGGGCCCGATTGGACCTCGAGTACGCCGACATCCGCGCCCCCATCGCCGGCCGGGTCGGCACGGTGATGCTCACCGTCGGCAACGTGCTCAAGGCGGGCGACGACCGCGTCATGTGCGTCATCAACCAGATAAGCCCCATCTTCATCGCCTTTTCCCTGCCCGAACGCTACCTCCCCGCCATCCAGGCCAAAAACCGCCAGGGCGCGCTCACCGTCACCGCCGTCCCGGCCGGCGAGGACGATTCCCCCCCGGTAAAGGCCAAGCTCGCCTCCATCGACAATGCCGTGGATGCCAAGACCGGCTCCATACGGCTCAAGGCCATCGCCGAAAACGCCGACCACCGTCTCTGGCCCGGCCAGTTCGTGCGCGTGGGGCTCACCCTTTCCACCCTTGCCGATGTGGTGGTCATCCCGACCCAGGCCGTCATGGACGGACTCAAGGGCCCCTACGTATACGTGGTCAAAAAAGACGGCACGGTGGACGCCCGGCAGATTACGCCCGGCCCCATCATCGACGCCCGGACCGTGGTGGAAAAGGGGCTCTCCCCCGGCGAGATGGTGGTCACCGACGGCCAGGTGCGCCTGGCCCCGGGACTCAGGGCCGCCATCAAGGCCGCGCCCGACGCCAAGGCCGACGCCAAGGCCGACGCCAAGGCCGACGCCAAGGCCGCGCAATGA